Proteins found in one Silene latifolia isolate original U9 population unplaced genomic scaffold, ASM4854445v1 scaffold_20.1, whole genome shotgun sequence genomic segment:
- the LOC141638389 gene encoding uncharacterized protein LOC141638389, with amino-acid sequence MEAQISTSELAITTKNCSEKAWHLAAVLMSIGRPSSPAELAEKCSLFPASIVLVKFLCFIPKSPLFLTKNDLVLLSASAFRVVGEFFALSAPRIQIGVFDAAMSFNRFSGGDVVRTYFRKRKNFGSEVVPLVKKRAIMRSAEGNDRENESFNSKCKTIVDIKARPLDIPERVALENFSDNAGASSIPISDTGLLKYHSKNDDYEEYESKLNTPQEDDFFLVEKRAHFRSVEGNEREKEKFGANNGPILALKALPLDDMSRGVALGNFSDKAVTRSMTFSNTEFLKSQSKNDDYQGCENKLKASQEDLENYLVMGRPQDKNYTDNATSLNTLEVRGEGCGPLIFKSLAEISAFLGVDELDPVDLKAKMDVDASSCLNLDQYDKDVSLNAAVAFHAHKDVINRQAPETKNEDTVELALEKCVTPDGRPEKEKHSYGSCGLGSLFEDILCTTMESPTSKQPTLPEEIANNKACNQALVTATLQSGNQKTFSRLSAVQKKVPELKPTLKQKAPLKLQQGSKVDIFCKKTRAPKDQNATALKDNGKHIARDIAAVEQKCANKSVKDLQKSNYPEFESYTVEEEEGSGGYGTVYRARRKTDGVTFAIKCPHANAHVHHLKNELKMLQRFGGKNFVIKYEGSLKSGNDDCFVLEHVEHDRPEALKREIDINQLQWYGFCLFKALTSLHKQGVFHRDVKPGNFLFSCKTKNGYLIDFNLAKDLHQKPGSLDKSQPGHMSASEHVPALQHTFATSSKRRKILSGKPSVALNPGAINGTSHTQESKTLKSKTMGRSKVFDDLGRGNSLASQGADASGLTSKDLTSTRTSGERLREPIPCQGRKELINLAQKAMQIPNPGTGSAPISKRKRIVASPIVMDQKFIYPTPAPLHSFGSNVFGAGSLNNKGDSKAHKEGPCVGTKGFRAPEVLLRSPYQGPKIDVWSAGVTLLYLITGKMPFTGDPEQNMKDIVKLKGNEELWEVAKLHNRDSSIPVELLDVKFLRSMTIKEWCVANMKRTRFLDAIPSSLFDLIEKCLIVNPRLRITAEEAFRHDFFAPCHDTLQRIKLRKMSQDRQPRTNSLPMLHESVGTPNSSQLRL; translated from the exons ATGGAAGCTCAAATCTCGACTTCCGAGCTCGCAATCACCACTAAAAACTGCAGCGAGAAGGCATGGCATTTGGCCGCCGTACTCATGTCCATCGGTCGTCCTTCTTCTCCCGCTGAACTCGCTGAAAAGTGTTCGCTCTTTCCTGCTTCGATTGTTTTAGTTAAGTTTCTTTGCTTCATCCCTAAATCGCCACTTTTTTTGACTAAAAACGACCTCGTTTTGCTCTCCGCGAGTGCGTTTCGTGTTGTCGGTGAATTCTTCGCACTTTCGGCGCCGAGAATTCAGATCGGTGTTTTTGATGCAGCGATGTCGTTTAATCGATTTAGCGGTGGTGATGTGGTGAGGACGTATTTTAGGAAGAGGAAGAACTTTGGGAGTGAAGTTGTGCCGTTGGTGAAGAAAAGAGCGATTATGAGATCAGctgaag GAAATGATCGGGAGAATGAGAGCTTCAATTCCAAATGCAAAACA ATAGTTGATATAAAAGCACGGCCACTTGACATACCTGAAAGAGTTGCGTTGGAGAATTTCAGTGACAATGCTGGTGCTTCTTCAATTCCAATTTCTGACACTGGGCTTTTGAAGTATCATTCAAAGAACGATGATTATGAGGAGTATGAAAGCAAGCTAAATACACCTCAAGAAGATGATTTCTTTTTAGTTGAAAAAAGAGCGCATTTTAGATCAGTTGAAG GAAATGAGCGGGAGAAGGAGAAATTTGGTGCCAACAATGGACCA ATACTTGCTCTGAAAGCACTGCCACTTGACGACATGTCACGGGGAGTTGCTTTGGGGAATTTCAGCGACAAAGCCGTTACTCGGTCAATGACGTTTTCTAACACTGAGTTTTTGAAGTCTCAATCAAAGAATGATGATTATCAGGGGTGTGAAAACAAGTTAAAGGCATCTCAAGAAGATTTGGAAAATTATTTAGTAATGGGCAGACCTCAGGACAAAAACTATACCGATAATGCGACAAGCTTAAATACACTTGAAGTACGAGGGGAAGGATGTGGGCCCCTTATTTTTAAAAGTTTAGCAGAAATCTCAGCTTTTTTAGGAGTAGACGAACTTGACCCTGTTGATTTGAAGGCCAAGATGGATGTTGATGCTTCTTCCTGTTTGAATCTCGATCAATATGACAAGGACGTGTCGTTAAATGCTGCTGTCGCTTTTCATGCTCACAAAGATGTCATTAATAGGCAAGCTCCTGAAACAAAGAACGAAGACACGGTTGAACTGGCCTTGGAAAAGTGTGTTACTCCTGACGGAAGGCCTGAGAAAGAGAAGCATTCATATGGTTCATGTGGATTAGGTTCTCTTTTTGAGGACATTCTATGCACAACTATGGAAAGCCCAACAAGCAAACAACCAACTTTGCCAGAAGAAATAGCAAATAACAAAGCATGTAATCAGGCTCTGGTTACTGCAACGCTGCAATCTGGTAACCAGAAGACATTCTCAAGACTCTCAGCTGTTCAAAAGAAGGTTCCTGAGCTCAAGCCAACTCTGAAACAGAAAGCCCCACTAAAATTGCAGCAGGGTAGTAAAGTGGACATTTTCTGTAAAAAAACGAGAGCCCCAAAAGATCAAAATGCCACTGCTTTGAAGGACAATGGCAAACACATTGCTAGGGATATTGCAGCTGTAGAACAAAAATGCGCAAACAAATCTGTCAAG GATCTACAAAAGTCAAATTATCCAGAATTCGAGTCTTACACAGTTGAGGAGGAAGAGGGATCAG GTGGTTATGGGACAGTCTACAGAGCTAGAAGAAAGACTGATGGAGTAACATTTGCCATTAAAT GTCCTCATGCAAATGCTCATGTCCACCACTTAAAAAATGAGCTTAAGATGCTACAACGATTTGG GGGAAAGAATTTTGTGATAAAGTATGAAGGCTCCCTCAAAAGTGGAAATGATGATTGCTTTGTTTTGGAGCATGTTGAGCATGACCGGCCTGAG GCACTGAAAAGGGAGATTGATATCAATCAGCTCCAGTGGTATGGTTTCTGCCTGTTCAAAGCACTTACTAGTCTTCATAAGCAG GGAGTTTTTCATAGAGATGTCAAACCTGGTAACTTTCTGTTCTCCTGCAAAACTAAAAACGGGTACCTGATTGATTTCAATCTAGCTAAG GATCTCCATCAGAAGCCTGGGAGTCTTG ATAAATCACAGCCTGGCCACATGAGTGCAAGTGAACATGTCCCGGCATTGCAACATACGTTTGCAACCTCTAGCAAGCGAAGAAAGATATTGAGTGGTAAACCATCTGTTGCATTAAACCCAGGGGCAATAAATGGTACTAGCCACACCCAAGAGAGTAAAACTCTGAAGAGCAAGACCATGGGCAGGTCAAAGGTCTTTGATGACCTGGGTCGTGGTAACTCCCTAGCTAGCCAAGGTGCAGATGCGTCCGGCTTAACATCAAAAGACTTGACAAGCACTAGAACTTCTGGAGAGAGGTTGAGAGAACCAATTCCTTGTCAAGGTCGAAAAGAATTGATCAATCTAGCCCAGAAAGCAATGCAAATTCCGAATCCTGGAACCGGAAGTGCACCAATTTCCAAGCGGAAGAGGATTGTTGCATCGCCTATTGTCATGGACCAGAAATTCATTTATCCCACTCCAGCTCCACTACATTCTTTTGGCAGTAATGTTTTCGGTGCAGGATCATTGAATAATAAAG GAGACTCTAAGGCACATAAAGAAGGGCCATGTGTTGGAACAAAAGGGTTTCGTGCTCCTGAG GTCTTGCTACGATCGCCGTATCAAGGGCCAAAGATAGATGTATGGTCGGCTGGTGTCACGTTACTTTATCTAATAACTGGAAAGATGCCATTCACAGGCGACCCTGAACA aaacatgaaagacatagTAAAATTGAAGGGCAATGAAGAGCTATGGGAGGTGGCCAAGTTGCACAACCGTGATTCTTCCATCCCAGTG GAACTTTTGGATGTAAAATTCTTACGATCAATGACAATAAAAGAATGGTGTGTTGCCAACATGAAGAGAACACGATTCCTTGATGCCATCCCAAGTTCACTTTTTGACCTCATTGAGAAGTGCTTAATAGTGAATCCAAGGTTGAGGATCACAGCTGAGGAAGCTTTCCGACATGACTTCTTCGCACCATGTCATGATACGCTACAAAGGATAAAATTGCGTAAAATGTCTCAAGATCGTCAGCCAAGAACCAACTCCTTGCCGATGTTACATGAATCTGTAGGAACTCCCAACAGCAGCCAACTCCGCCTGTAA